From the genome of Pantanalinema sp.:
CGAGAAGGGCGCGGGGCCGCGGAAGGTCGCATCGGCGGGGTTCTTGGAGCTGCCGGCGGGAGCCTTGTCCCACGAGTAGCCGTAGTTGCGGTTGATGTCGACCCCCGGGCCCTCGGGGCCGGCGCCGAAAGTGGTCAGGCCGTAGGAGGTGGCGGTGCTCTTGCGCCAGTCCTTGCCCTCTTCGGCCAGCACGTGGCCGTCGGGGTTGACCATGGGCACCACCCAGATCTCGCGGTTGTCCACGGCGAAGGTCGCGTCGGGATCCTTGCCGTAGTTCGCCAGCAGGTGCTCGGCGACCATGTAGGTGATCTCGGAGGTGACGAGCTCGCGGGCGTGGTGCTCGCCGAGGAAGGCCACGCCGGGCTTGGTGTCGGGGGCGCTGGTACCGATCCGCAGGCCCCAGATGTCGCGGTTGGCCTTGCCCTTGCTCTTCTCCCACGAATCGCCCAGGTCCACCAGCTTGCAGAGCTGGGGGTACCTGGCGGCGAGCGCCTTCATGTCGGCGACCATCTGCTCGTAGGTGCGGTACTTGGGGTCGTAGGTGTTCTCCAGCCGCACGCTGCTGCGGTAGGTGGGCGAGAGGCCCAGCTTCTTGGCGGTCTCGACGGTGCGCTTGCTGCCCGTGCCGTAGGCCACCTGGTCGGTGACGCCCCACAGGTCCAGCTCGTTGTTGACCAGCTGGGTCAGCTCTTCCGAGGTCTTGTAGGGGATGGCGACCGGCACGCGCTCTTTGGCCTCGAGGGCCTGCATCAGGGCGCGCTCGCCCCCGTTGCCCGGGGCCGCCATGGGCATGCTGCAGCCGGTGAGGACGCCGAGCGCCAGGAGGCTCGACCAGAAGCGAAGGGAGGGGGTGCGCATGCGCTTGGACGTCTCCTTCTCGAAAGGGGGATCAAGGATGGGTTATCGGAAGACAGGATGACAAACTTGCGCGAGTTTGTTCAAGGGGGCGACGGGGCGTCCTGGGGTCATGGCGCAAAACCTCGCCGGATTGGACATTCCCGCGGCGGGGGGCATGCGCTTAAGTAGGCGTTGCCGAGCCGTCGGGAGAGGAGGAGCCATGTCCCGAAGTCACCCCTTGCTTGCTGGGATCCTGGCCCTGGGGGCCACGTCCTGGGTTCTTGTCGCCTGCAGCGCCGGCACGGGTCCCGGCAGCGGCGATCGCGCCTCCAAGAAGCCGGGCGAACGTGCTTCGATCAGCCAGGGGGGCCTGCAGCCTCGCGACTACTACTTCCCCACCAGCGCCCGGTACCGGGCGACCTATGTCTTCACCTCCGCGAACGATCTGCCCGCTCCCTTCGCCACCGAGAGCAGCCGCGTCACCGGGACGACGACCTTCGAGACGAGCGCCTACGCGCCGAACGAAGCGACCGTCCGCTCCACCACCCGCGCCACCGACCAGGACGGCCAGACCCAGACCCAGACCACCGCCTCGACCCTGCGCGTGCAGGCGGACGGCACGGTGGCCTCGAACGAGCAGGGGCTTCAGCTGCGCTACTCGGCGGGCATCTTCACGCCGGCGGGCGCCGAGGTCGTGCCGGCCTCGGGCTCGGAGATCCCGGCCCTGCGGGTCTTCTGGCTAGGCGATGAGAGCGTCTCGGTCCCGGCCGGCACCTACCAGGCCGTTCACCTGGGCCAGCAGGTCGCGGCGGCGGGGGCCCCGATCACCCACTTCTGGCTGGCGCCCGGGGTGGGGCTCGTGCGGCAGATCGATTACGCCACCTACTCGATCCCCGTCAGCCAGAACGCGCTCGGGGTGGCGACCACCAGCTTCGAGATGAGGCTCGAGAGCCTCACCCCGTAGGGGGCCTCAGCGCGCCGGGCGCTGCCAGGCGCTCGCCTGCCGTGTCGCCTCGGGCGAGAGCGCGGCGCGCACCCCCTCGAACATCCGCGAGAAGCTGAAGTTGACGGCGGGATCCTTCTTGACCTCGGGCTTGAGGGTGATGTCCTTGTGGCCCACGATCCGGTCGAGGGGGATGCCGTGCGTCGCGACCAGGTGCGCGACCAGCTGCACCAGGGAGCGGTACTGGGCGTTGGTGAAGGGGTCGTCGCCGGTCTGGGCGTTGACCAGCTCGATGCCGATCGATCGATCGTTGAGGTGGTCCTGGCCCCGGTAGTAGCTCTCGCCCGCGTGCCAGGCGCGCAGCGCGTCGGGGACGCACTGCACGATCGCGCCGTCCTTGCCGATGACGTAGTGGGCGCTGACCTGGCTGCTGGGGTTGGCGAAGTGGCGCCAGATGGTCCTGGCGTCCCGCACGCCGGGGGTCTCGGTGTCGTGGATGACGATCATGTCGATCGCCGCGCCCTGGGGCCGGGCGTCGGCGTGCGGGGAGAGCAGCCACTCGACGGAGGGCTTCGGGACCTGGGGGGCGGTCGCGACCGGGGCGTTGGTGTAGTCGTCCCCCTGGGCCCCCGAGGGGAAGCCCGTCTCGGTGGCGGCCATGACGAGGGCCGCGAGCGAAAGGCCCGCGAGGTACCGGATCGTGCCACGCATGCGTCTCATCAAGACGGCCTCCGTGCAGGGGGGTGGATCGAGGCCGCGCGGGGAGGAGCCGTCCGTCCGGCCACTGGGG
Proteins encoded in this window:
- a CDS encoding N-acetylmuramoyl-L-alanine amidase, which codes for MRRMRGTIRYLAGLSLAALVMAATETGFPSGAQGDDYTNAPVATAPQVPKPSVEWLLSPHADARPQGAAIDMIVIHDTETPGVRDARTIWRHFANPSSQVSAHYVIGKDGAIVQCVPDALRAWHAGESYYRGQDHLNDRSIGIELVNAQTGDDPFTNAQYRSLVQLVAHLVATHGIPLDRIVGHKDITLKPEVKKDPAVNFSFSRMFEGVRAALSPEATRQASAWQRPAR
- a CDS encoding M14 family metallopeptidase; the protein is MRTPSLRFWSSLLALGVLTGCSMPMAAPGNGGERALMQALEAKERVPVAIPYKTSEELTQLVNNELDLWGVTDQVAYGTGSKRTVETAKKLGLSPTYRSSVRLENTYDPKYRTYEQMVADMKALAARYPQLCKLVDLGDSWEKSKGKANRDIWGLRIGTSAPDTKPGVAFLGEHHARELVTSEITYMVAEHLLANYGKDPDATFAVDNREIWVVPMVNPDGHVLAEEGKDWRKSTATSYGLTTFGAGPEGPGVDINRNYGYSWDKAPAGSSKNPADATFRGPAPFSEPETQAMKALLTGHKFTYCMSYHSFSNAILWPWAYTHDAPADKRLAAVGNKLAKIAGYKGEQSADLYVHGGTTNDWAYGELGIFTYTSEMGSYQDGFDPPFTKVAQFWKENLPGAMFMLKTADDPSAVYGPEVEKPLTEGAALSAPGATAAEAFFVRPGTSGTGTALTRTADGFAAPQAGSRRLALVHARDAKGNWGPYTAVWTR